Part of the Mycolicibacterium mengxianglii genome is shown below.
ACGGGCACCCGGCTTTCGAGGCCCGCAAGCGCGTCGTCGAGTTCCTCACCGAGCGACTGGCGGGCTAGCTGTCCGGATGGGTGACGGCAGTGTCGAGGCGATGAGCAGTGCCAGCTTGTCGGCGTTTTCGGTGCCGGCCTCGGGGTGGTAGATCACCAGATACATGCCGTCGGTACCGCTGATGGCGAGTCGCTCGCGGTGCAGCTCCAGTTCACCGACCTGCGGGTGGTCGAATCGCGTGGTGGCGCCCCGCTGCGCCCCGACATCGTGACGGGACCACATGGACCGGAAGCGTGGGCTGGCCAAGGACAGCTCGCCGACAAGCTCGATGAAGCGCGGGTCGTCGATGTCGGTGCCCACGGAATGGCGCAAGCTGGAGATCAGGCACTCGGTGGTGCCGTCCCAGTCCGGATGCAGCGCGATCTCGCTGGGATCGAGGAACATGTCGCGTAATTGGTTGCGGCCCAAGGCAAGGCGCGGCGACAACGCCGTAGCCAAGGGGTTGGCGGCCAGGACGTCGAAGTAGCGCCCCTCGACGAATGCGGGTTGCGGCAACGTCGGTAGCAGCTTGCGGATGCCGGCCGGCACGGTCTCGGTGCGGGGTCTGCGTCGCGTCCGGCGGGGCTTGTCTGCGGCCAGGCTCACCAGGTAGGCGGTGTTCTCGTCGTCGAGTTGCAGTACCCGAGCCAGGGATTCGAGAACCTGCACCGACGGGTTACGGTCCCGACCCCGCTCCAGGCGGAGGTAGTAGTCGGCGCTGATACCGGCCAACATGGCCACCTCTTCCCGGCGCAGCCCGGGGACGCGTCGCCCTCCGAGATCCGGGATGCCGGCCTGCTCCGTTGTGACGAGCCCGCGGCGGGCGCGCAGGTATTCACCCAGATGATTCCGTTCCTCCGCCATCCCCATAACGTATCGCCCCTGCCGCGGCTCTGAGGGGGTCCTGTCACTACCTGGGAGTGCCGGGGCACTACCTCGGTTTGGGTGTCACCCCGAACATTGCCTGTGATCATCCATCAGGAAGGCAGTCATATGAACAAGTCGAGGAATCGTCAGATCCTGCTGGCGGCGCGCCCGCATGGCGACCCGAAGCCAAGCGATTTCGACATCGTGGAGGGCGTCGTGCCGGTACCGGGTGAGGGGCAGGTGTTGATCCGCAATGTGCTGGCGTCACTCGATCCGTACAACCGCATCATCATGGGCAATGCCGACAGCGACCAACCGCCGATCGAAGTCGGAGACCCGATGTTCGGCTTCACGATCGCCGTGGTCGAGCAGAGCAACAACCCCGCCTTCTCGCCAGGCGACCATGTCGCCAGCATGTCCGGGTGGCAGGACTATGCCGTCTCCGACGGTTCGGACCTCAGGGCGGTTGATGGCGAAAAGGCCGCACTGTCAGCGTATCTCGGCGTTCTCGGGCATACAGGGCTGACGGCCTGGGTGGGGCTGACAAAGATTCTCGATCCGAAGCCGGACGGCACGCTGGTGGTGACTGCAGCGGCCGGCGCCGTCGGTTCGGTCGCCGCTCAGATCGGCAAGCTGCGGGGGCAGCGGGTCGTCGGCGTCGCCGGCGGGCCCGTGAAAACGCGTCATCTGCTCGAGGATCTGGGCCTCGATGCTGCGGTGGACTACAAGGCGCCCGATTTCGCCGAGCAGCTGGCGCGGGCTGTGCCCGACGGTATCGACACGGTCTTCGAGAACGTGGGCGCTTTCATGTTCGAGGCGTTGTTGCCGCACCTGAACCTCAAAAGCCAGATCGTCGTGTGCGGCGTCATGTCGCAGATCAACCGCACACAGGCCGCCGACGGGCCCAACCGGATGCCCGACCTGCTGCGAGCCGTGCTCTACAAGGACCTCACGATCCGCGGCTTCTCCGTGCCCGACTACTGGGACTGCTTTCCCGATTTCCTCGACGAGGTGGCGCCGTGGGTGGCTGAGGGCAAGATGCAGTACGCCGAATATGTCATCGACGGACTCGAGGCCATTCCCGCCGCGTTTCCGGACATGTTCCAGGGCCGCGTGACGGGGAAGATGATCGCCACGCTGTAGCCCTCACTTACCGTTGCGCTCGCGGTGCTTGCAGCCCGGCCAACAGCAGGGCCGGCGCTTGCCTTCCTCGAGTTCTTCTTGCGTGCGGCGAATACGGCGCTGTCGGGTTTTGTCCTGTTTGGCGTCCTCGACCCAGCAGATGAATTCGTTGCGCGCCAACGGCGTGATGTCATGCCAGGCCGCCAGGGCGTCACTGTTGGCAGTCAGCGCCGTTGCCAGATCTGCCGGGAGCCGGTGGACGGTGCCGTCCGGTACGTGCGCGCTCACCCGGCCAGGCTAACCCCGATCAGGGAGTTGACGTCGCCGGTTCGGGTTTCTTCCGCACAGTGCTCTTGCCGCCCTTGGCTATTCGCGCCTTGATCCGCTGCCACAGCGACGGCTTCTTGTCGGCGTCGTCCTCATCGGCCGGCAGTTCGATGTCAACGCCTTTGAACACCGCCAGATACACACTGATGGTGGTGACGATGAGGATCATCACGACCGGGCCCAGGACGATTCCCCAGAAGCCGAACATGCCGAGGCCGGCGAAGACCGACAGCAGCATCAGCGACGGATTCAGGTACGCCTGCTTGGGCACCAGGAAGGGGCGCATCGCATTGTCGATGTTGGTGACGGCGAGGACGTGGAAGGCGACGACGAAGATGCCACCGACGACATTGCCCGTCAACGCCATTCCGATGCCCAGCGGGATGGTGACGATACCGCTGCCCAGCGGGACGAACGCCAGCACTGTCAAGAAGATCGCGAACATGAAGAAGCCTTGGTGCAGGCCCCCGATGTAGATCGAGACTGCCCCGGCGACACCTTGGAACAGGGCGATGATGAACTGGCCGCGTACCGTCGCCCGCACCATGGCACCGGTTTTCGCCAGGTACAGATCGGAGACCTCTTCACCCAGCGGGTTGAGCTTGCGGATCAGGTTCAGCACCCGGTCGCCGTTGGTGAGCAGGGACATGAAGACGTACAAGAAGATGATCGCCGCGGCGAGGGCGAACGCCGCCCCGCCGGCGGAGTCGCGCAGGAAACCCAGCACCGTCTGGCCCACCGTCTGTCCGGCTTTGGTGGCGTACTCCTTCAACAATTCCGGGGTCAGATTGACGTCGAGGAAGGGGACCTTGTCCACCACCCGGTTCCCGACGTCGAGGAGGTGGTTGCCCAGCGCATTGAGATCGGTGCGGTCCACCCACTGGCCGATGCTCTCGACCATCTGCCCGATCTGTAGCACCGCAAGGAAGATGACCAGTCCCAGCGGGATACCGACCGTCGCGATTGCCGCCAGTAGCGTCAACGTCGCGGCCCACCCGGAGCTGAACCGCTTGCACAACCGTAGATACAACGGATTGAACAGATAGGCCGCCACCGCGGCGACGACGATCAGCACGAAGTACCGGCGCAGGAAGTAGGCACCGAAGGCGAGGGCGATGATCGTGACGATCGCCAGGGCGCGCCGCTGCGTCGGGGTGAAGTCGTCGAGCATCGGGCCAGTTTAGGGCCGGGCGAGGAAAATGAGTCCGGGCTAGTCGAACAGAGCCGGGCCTACTGCCCCGCGAACTTCATCAGATGGTCGTGGATGTCCGGGTAACGCTTGAGATGCGCGCCACCGTTGAGGTCGAGAACCTCGCCGGTCATCCAGGACGATTTCTCCGAGCACAAGAACGCCACCGCGTCGGCGATGTCCTGCGGTGTCCCGGTTCGGCCCAACGGGGTGTTCTCGACGTACTCTTCGACCACTCCGGGGATCATTGCGGCCGGCTCGGTCAGCGGGGTGGGCACGAAACCGGGGGAGACGGCGTTGACGCGGATGCCGCGCGGTCCGAGTTCGAGCGCGGCCACTTGGGTCAGCATGGCCAACCCCGCTTTCGCCGAACAGTAGGCGCTCATCCCGATGGCGGGCTGCCGGGCGTTCAACGACGTCAACGACACGATCGCACCGCCGTCGCCCATCCGCTGGCCCGCATGCTTGATCACCAGAAACCCGCCGGTGAGGCACACGTCGACCACTTCACGGAACTGTTCGACCGCGAGGTCGGTGATGGGCCCGAATCCGCTGTATCCGGCACAGTTGACGACGACAGCTGGGGTCGGTAGATCCTCGAACAGCGCCTGCACCGAGGGTTCGTCGGTGACGTCGACCGTCGCGGCGGCGTGCGGTGCACCGAGTTCAGCGGCGCGGTCGCGAGCTCCCTCGGCGTTGCGGTCGGCGATGGTGACGGTGGCGCCCTCGGCGGCCAGGGTCTGCGCGACGGCCCAGCCGATGCCGGAGGCGCCGCCGATGACGACGGCGTGGCGGGTCACTGCTTGCCCTGTCCGGTCGCGTGGGGGCGGGGATCTCCCCATTTCGCGGTGACAGCACCCCACGGATCGGCGTAGCTGCCCGGCGCCTTGTAGTAGGCGGCGCGGCGCTTGAGGATCTGGTGGGCAATGGGCGCGGCGAGTCGCATCACGTGTCGTTTCCACCCGGCGTTCTCGGCTATCTCGACCAACATCTCAGGCCACGAATGTCGTTGGAAATCAAGCACTTCCTGCGATCGCATGGTGTCCATCCAGTCTGTGGCGAACCACTTGGTGTCGCTGTCGGGATCGCCCTTGCGGCCGATCGGTAGTCCGCCCACGAGGCCCATTGCCGCGGCGGTGGCCGGGCCGATGTCGCCCTGGGTCAGGCGGTGGGTGCTATCACCGCCGATCAGCAAGGTCTCGCCGAGACAGTCGGCGGTGGTGGCCGCGGCGAAGGCACGGGCCACGTCGCGTACGTCCACCGTCTGGATCCGGCCGTCGGTGGGCAGCAGGCCTTCGAAGAAAATGAAATCGGGATTGAGGTCGAGTCGCAGGGCGACGGTGAGGACCCCGCCGAGTCGCAGGATCACCCAATCCAGCTGCGACGAGCGCACCGCCGCTTCGGCCTGCACCTTGTGTGTGCCGTAGATGTCATAGGGCGCAACGGGCGTGTCGGCGGTCAGGACGTCGGTGATGTGGTGCGGGTTGCGTGGACCGTAGACCGCGACGCTGGAGGCCAGGACGAACCGCGGCGGGGTGGGCTGCTTTGCCGCTGCGGCAACCAGATTCGCGGTGCCGTCCACATTGACCTTCTCGGCCAAGGCGTGCCTGCTGTAGCAGTGCGGGGCGATGACGGCGGCCAGATGGATCACCGAGGTCGGGATCACGTCGGTGAACAAAGCGTCAACCGCGGCCGGGTCGGTGATGTCGGCGTATCGGACCAGCACCCCCGGCGGCAACTCGGTGGCGGCTTCCCGGTTGGCGGGGATGTCGAGGTCAGTCGCGACCACCCGGCGTCCCTGCGCGGCCAGATGAGCGACGGTGGCGGATCCGACCAAGCCGAACGCCCCCGTGACCAGTACCGTCATGCGTCTCCTTCACCGAACTGAACCAGGTTCCAGTCATCTTCGCCTAGTGGGCTGTTCTACACCATCGATTCAGCCTCGGGTTCAGCCGCTACTCACGCCACCGTCGGCGCGGGTTCGCCGGCGGCCTTCATCTTGGCGAACAGCTCGGTGTAATACGGCAGGCAGTCGCGCAGTGCCTGCTCGGTCGTGAACAACGGCTCGTACCCCAGGTCACGGCGGGCCTTGTCGATGGAGAAGTAGTTGTCCATGGAAATCCGTTCCACCGCAAGCGGTTCCAGGAGCGGCTTGGGCAAACCGAACCGGAAGTGCAGGAACTGCCACACCGTCATCACGGTGTGCACCAGCCGCCCCGGGACCCGCAGCGCCGGCCAGGGCTGTCCGCACGCCTGCACCACCGGGCGGGAGAACTCGAACATGTTGATGGGCTCGCCGTCGTTGATGAAGTACGCCTGCCCGGGCGCGGTGCCGCCGGGCACCAAATGCTCTGCGGCCAAGATGAACCCGTGTACGAGGTTGTGCACGTAGGAGTTGTCGAGCTTGACGTTCTTGCTGCCGACGAGCACCTTGACGTGGCCGGCGAGCACGCTCTCGAACACCTTGCGGAACATCGTCTGATCGCCGCCGCCCCAGATTCCACTCGGGCGGACCGAGCAGGTGAGCATGCCGTCTGCGCCGTTGATCCCCAGCACGAACTTCTCGGCCACCACCTTGGTCTCGGTGTAGAGGTCGTTGAACCGGCTGGTGTACGGCAGCGTCTCGTCGCCCCCGGAGATCGGCTGCCCACCCATCACCACACTGTTGGATGCGGTGTAGACGAAGCGTCTTACGCCGGCCCGCTGGGCGGCGTGGGCCAGGTTCTTGGTGCCGTCGACGTTCACCGCGAAACTCCGCTGCCGGTACTCCTGGGTGACCGAACCACCGCCCATCAGGTCGATGATCGCCGCGGTGTGGAACACGGTGTCGACGCCCTCGACGGCGGCGGCTACGTCCTCGGGATCGCAGATGTCGCCGACGATCGTCGTCAGACGCTGATGGTCCGCCAACTTGGACGGCACCCGGTCGAACGAATGGACGTGGTGACCACGGTCCAGCAGTTCGGTCACCAGGTTGGCGCCGACGAAGCCGGAGCCGCCGGTGACCAGCACGCGGCCGAGGTTGGTGGTCAGCGATGAATCACCCATGCTCGGAGCGTAACTGAAACGTGTTCCAGTTACGAGCGTCTAGGGGCGGACGGAGCTCTCATTCTTCGTCGTCACCCTCATCGGAAGCCAGAGCATCCGCGACACGCTGGCGCGCGCCGGCCAGGTGTTCTTCGCACCGTTTGGCCAGCTTCTCGCCCCTTTCCCACAGG
Proteins encoded:
- a CDS encoding SDR family NAD(P)-dependent oxidoreductase → MGRSPPPRDRTGQAVTRHAVVIGGASGIGWAVAQTLAAEGATVTIADRNAEGARDRAAELGAPHAAATVDVTDEPSVQALFEDLPTPAVVVNCAGYSGFGPITDLAVEQFREVVDVCLTGGFLVIKHAGQRMGDGGAIVSLTSLNARQPAIGMSAYCSAKAGLAMLTQVAALELGPRGIRVNAVSPGFVPTPLTEPAAMIPGVVEEYVENTPLGRTGTPQDIADAVAFLCSEKSSWMTGEVLDLNGGAHLKRYPDIHDHLMKFAGQ
- a CDS encoding helix-turn-helix domain-containing protein, producing MAEERNHLGEYLRARRGLVTTEQAGIPDLGGRRVPGLRREEVAMLAGISADYYLRLERGRDRNPSVQVLESLARVLQLDDENTAYLVSLAADKPRRTRRRPRTETVPAGIRKLLPTLPQPAFVEGRYFDVLAANPLATALSPRLALGRNQLRDMFLDPSEIALHPDWDGTTECLISSLRHSVGTDIDDPRFIELVGELSLASPRFRSMWSRHDVGAQRGATTRFDHPQVGELELHRERLAISGTDGMYLVIYHPEAGTENADKLALLIASTLPSPIRTASPPVAR
- a CDS encoding AI-2E family transporter, which codes for MLDDFTPTQRRALAIVTIIALAFGAYFLRRYFVLIVVAAVAAYLFNPLYLRLCKRFSSGWAATLTLLAAIATVGIPLGLVIFLAVLQIGQMVESIGQWVDRTDLNALGNHLLDVGNRVVDKVPFLDVNLTPELLKEYATKAGQTVGQTVLGFLRDSAGGAAFALAAAIIFLYVFMSLLTNGDRVLNLIRKLNPLGEEVSDLYLAKTGAMVRATVRGQFIIALFQGVAGAVSIYIGGLHQGFFMFAIFLTVLAFVPLGSGIVTIPLGIGMALTGNVVGGIFVVAFHVLAVTNIDNAMRPFLVPKQAYLNPSLMLLSVFAGLGMFGFWGIVLGPVVMILIVTTISVYLAVFKGVDIELPADEDDADKKPSLWQRIKARIAKGGKSTVRKKPEPATSTP
- a CDS encoding 3-beta-hydroxysteroid dehydrogenase, yielding MGDSSLTTNLGRVLVTGGSGFVGANLVTELLDRGHHVHSFDRVPSKLADHQRLTTIVGDICDPEDVAAAVEGVDTVFHTAAIIDLMGGGSVTQEYRQRSFAVNVDGTKNLAHAAQRAGVRRFVYTASNSVVMGGQPISGGDETLPYTSRFNDLYTETKVVAEKFVLGINGADGMLTCSVRPSGIWGGGDQTMFRKVFESVLAGHVKVLVGSKNVKLDNSYVHNLVHGFILAAEHLVPGGTAPGQAYFINDGEPINMFEFSRPVVQACGQPWPALRVPGRLVHTVMTVWQFLHFRFGLPKPLLEPLAVERISMDNYFSIDKARRDLGYEPLFTTEQALRDCLPYYTELFAKMKAAGEPAPTVA
- a CDS encoding NADP-dependent oxidoreductase, with protein sequence MNKSRNRQILLAARPHGDPKPSDFDIVEGVVPVPGEGQVLIRNVLASLDPYNRIIMGNADSDQPPIEVGDPMFGFTIAVVEQSNNPAFSPGDHVASMSGWQDYAVSDGSDLRAVDGEKAALSAYLGVLGHTGLTAWVGLTKILDPKPDGTLVVTAAAGAVGSVAAQIGKLRGQRVVGVAGGPVKTRHLLEDLGLDAAVDYKAPDFAEQLARAVPDGIDTVFENVGAFMFEALLPHLNLKSQIVVCGVMSQINRTQAADGPNRMPDLLRAVLYKDLTIRGFSVPDYWDCFPDFLDEVAPWVAEGKMQYAEYVIDGLEAIPAAFPDMFQGRVTGKMIATL
- a CDS encoding YdeI/OmpD-associated family protein; this translates as MSAHVPDGTVHRLPADLATALTANSDALAAWHDITPLARNEFICWVEDAKQDKTRQRRIRRTQEELEEGKRRPCCWPGCKHRERNGK
- a CDS encoding NAD-dependent epimerase/dehydratase family protein, with the translated sequence MTVLVTGAFGLVGSATVAHLAAQGRRVVATDLDIPANREAATELPPGVLVRYADITDPAAVDALFTDVIPTSVIHLAAVIAPHCYSRHALAEKVNVDGTANLVAAAAKQPTPPRFVLASSVAVYGPRNPHHITDVLTADTPVAPYDIYGTHKVQAEAAVRSSQLDWVILRLGGVLTVALRLDLNPDFIFFEGLLPTDGRIQTVDVRDVARAFAAATTADCLGETLLIGGDSTHRLTQGDIGPATAAAMGLVGGLPIGRKGDPDSDTKWFATDWMDTMRSQEVLDFQRHSWPEMLVEIAENAGWKRHVMRLAAPIAHQILKRRAAYYKAPGSYADPWGAVTAKWGDPRPHATGQGKQ